In the Maribacter sp. MJ134 genome, one interval contains:
- a CDS encoding NAD(P)/FAD-dependent oxidoreductase gives MIKTDILIIGAGPTGLFTVFEAGLLKLKCHLIDALPQPGGQCSEIYPKKPIYDIPAFPEILAGDLVDNLMEQIKPFEPGFTLGERAETLDKQDDGSYVVTTNKGTKHHAPVVVIAGGLGSFEPRKPPIENIQDFEEKGVAYIIKDPEIYRNKKVVIAGGGDSALDWAIFLADVAAEVSLVHRRNEFRGALDSVEKASELAKRGKIKLFTEAQVKKLYGDEKLEAVVIKHNDANKGETYLEVDNFIPLFGLSPKLGPIGNWGLEIEKNAIKVNNAKDYQTNIPGVFAIGDVNTYEGKLKLILSGFHEAAVMCQYAYKVINPNKRFVMKYTTVGGVEGFDGSKKEAKKEVVQSIS, from the coding sequence ATGATTAAAACAGATATACTTATCATTGGTGCCGGACCCACGGGTTTGTTCACCGTTTTTGAAGCAGGATTACTTAAACTAAAGTGTCATTTAATTGATGCCCTGCCACAACCGGGAGGGCAATGTTCGGAAATCTATCCTAAAAAGCCTATTTATGATATACCTGCATTTCCAGAAATATTAGCAGGAGATTTGGTCGATAATTTGATGGAACAAATAAAACCTTTTGAACCAGGATTTACGCTAGGTGAAAGGGCGGAAACTTTAGACAAGCAAGATGATGGCTCCTATGTTGTAACGACCAATAAGGGCACCAAACATCATGCGCCAGTTGTTGTAATCGCTGGTGGACTTGGTTCTTTTGAACCAAGAAAGCCACCTATCGAAAATATACAGGATTTCGAGGAAAAAGGAGTGGCTTATATTATTAAGGATCCAGAAATATACCGTAACAAAAAAGTTGTTATCGCAGGGGGCGGTGATTCCGCTTTGGACTGGGCCATCTTTTTGGCAGATGTAGCCGCTGAGGTATCATTGGTGCACCGTAGGAACGAATTTAGAGGTGCTCTTGATTCTGTGGAGAAAGCATCCGAATTGGCCAAGCGGGGTAAGATAAAATTATTTACAGAAGCACAGGTAAAAAAACTTTACGGAGATGAAAAATTGGAAGCGGTCGTTATTAAGCATAACGATGCGAATAAGGGTGAAACATATTTAGAGGTCGATAACTTTATTCCCCTGTTCGGTCTATCTCCAAAGTTAGGACCGATTGGTAACTGGGGGCTAGAGATAGAAAAGAACGCCATTAAGGTAAATAATGCCAAAGATTACCAGACCAATATTCCCGGTGTATTCGCTATTGGCGATGTTAATACCTATGAGGGGAAACTAAAATTGATTTTATCCGGTTTTCATGAGGCAGCGGTAATGTGCCAATATGCATACAAGGTCATTAATCCTAACAAACGTTTTGTAATGAAATATACCACAGTTGGCGGAGTAGAAGGTTTTGATGGTTCTAAAAAAGAAGCCAAAAAAGAAGTAGTACAAAGTATTTCTTAA
- a CDS encoding homocysteine S-methyltransferase family protein, with translation MIKDLLHKRILVLDGAMGTMLQRYKFTEDDFRGERFKEWEHPLQGNNDLLSLTQPEAIAEVHRKYFAAGADIVETNTFSGTTIAMADYYMEDLVYELNYESARIAKEVADEFTLKEPNKPRFVAGSIGPTNKTASMSPDVNDPGFRAVSFNDLRIAYKQQVEALLDGGSDILLVETIFDTLNAKAALFAIEEVKEERNIDVPIMVSGTITDASGRTLSGQTAEAFLISISHIPILSVGFNCALGASQLVPHLEVISNKSNYAISAHPNAGLPNAFGEYDESPQQMAAQIKEYAEKGLVNIVGGCCGTTPEHIAAIAELVREYEPRSLFVTR, from the coding sequence ATGATTAAAGATTTACTACATAAAAGAATTTTAGTGCTAGACGGCGCCATGGGCACAATGCTGCAACGCTACAAGTTTACTGAGGATGATTTTCGCGGAGAACGTTTCAAAGAATGGGAACATCCACTGCAAGGAAATAATGACCTGTTATCTTTAACACAACCTGAGGCTATTGCCGAGGTGCATCGAAAATACTTTGCCGCTGGCGCAGATATAGTAGAAACCAATACCTTTTCAGGTACAACCATCGCCATGGCAGATTATTATATGGAAGATTTGGTATATGAACTCAATTACGAATCAGCTAGAATCGCCAAAGAAGTGGCAGACGAATTTACTTTAAAAGAACCGAACAAGCCACGCTTTGTCGCCGGTAGTATTGGTCCCACGAACAAAACGGCAAGTATGTCTCCAGATGTAAACGACCCAGGGTTCAGGGCCGTATCTTTCAATGACTTACGCATTGCCTACAAACAACAGGTAGAAGCGTTGCTAGATGGAGGTTCAGATATCCTTTTAGTAGAAACCATTTTCGATACATTAAATGCAAAGGCAGCCTTGTTCGCCATAGAAGAGGTAAAAGAAGAACGAAACATCGATGTGCCCATAATGGTCAGCGGCACTATAACCGACGCCTCGGGCAGAACCTTATCAGGGCAAACTGCGGAGGCGTTTTTAATATCCATATCACACATTCCTATTTTATCTGTCGGGTTTAATTGCGCTTTAGGAGCTAGTCAATTGGTGCCCCATTTAGAGGTCATTTCCAATAAGTCTAATTATGCCATATCGGCACACCCAAATGCAGGATTACCCAATGCTTTTGGCGAGTATGATGAGTCTCCCCAACAGATGGCAGCACAGATTAAAGAATACGCAGAAAAAGGATTGGTAAATATCGTTGGTGGTTGTTGCGGAACCACTCCGGAGCATATCGCTGCAATTGCTGAATTGGTCAGAGAATATGAACCAAGGTCGTTGTTCGTTACTCGTTAA
- a CDS encoding four helix bundle protein produces MDYKELDIWVQSRKLVKTVYVLTKSFPKDEQFSLTSQIRRCVVSVPSNIAEGCGRQSNKETIHFLHIARGSLFELETQLILADDLNYISSDLKTVLEEIERVKKLLNGFINYHKKL; encoded by the coding sequence TTGGATTATAAAGAATTAGATATTTGGGTTCAGTCAAGGAAATTGGTAAAAACGGTCTACGTTTTAACGAAGTCTTTTCCTAAGGATGAACAATTTTCACTTACTTCTCAGATTAGAAGGTGCGTAGTTTCTGTTCCGTCTAATATTGCTGAGGGATGCGGTAGGCAATCTAATAAAGAAACAATACATTTTTTACACATAGCGAGAGGCTCACTTTTTGAGTTAGAAACCCAGTTGATTTTGGCTGACGATTTGAATTATATTTCTTCTGATTTGAAAACAGTTCTAGAGGAAATTGAAAGAGTTAAAAAATTGTTGAACGGATTCATTAATTATCACAAGAAATTATGA
- the metH gene encoding methionine synthase, with the protein MSAFNEQPTTNNGQRFLKLSGLEPLVVTPETNFINVGERTNVAGSKKFLRLIKEEKFEEALDVARHQVEGGAQIIDINMDDGLIDGKEAMVKFLNLVIAEPDIARVPIMIDSSKWEIIEAGLQVVQGKCVVNSISLKEGEQEFIHQAKLIKRYGAAVIVMAFDEVGQADNYERRIEIAKRSYVILVNKVGLPAEDIIFDLNIFPVATGMDEHKRNALDFINATKWVRENLPHCSVSGGVSNVSFSFRGNNPVREAMHSVFLYHAIKAGMNMGIVNPTMLEVYDDIPKDLLEHVEDVMLNRRDDATERLLDFAESVVGKAKESKVDLSWREEPLQNRITRALVKGIDQYITEDVEEARQAANKPIEVIEGNLMKGMNVVGDLFGSGKMFLPQVVKSARVMKKAVAYLLPYIEEEKLANPQEGDTEGNGKILMATVKGDVHDIGKNIVSVVLACNNYEIVDLGVMVPPEKIITAAIEHNVDVIGLSGLITPSLDEMVHLAKEMERKNFKVPLLIGGATTSKAHTAVKIDPQYSQAVVHVNDASRAVTVVGDLLQKETSDGYKKTIKEDYDVFREKFLARTKKREYKSIQKARANKFKIDWNTTEIVKPNELGIQIIADMDLEKLVPFIDWTPFFRSWELHGKYPDILTDNVVGVQATDLFADAQKMLKEIVLEKKLKAKAIFGLFEVNTINDDDIALRLRSRFDENSDGSLSGGEAREGTFRTLRQQLQKREGVPDFALADFIAPKESGKQDYMGCFCVSTGFGTAELATAYEKDLDDYSSIMIKALADRLAEAFAEYLHKEVRTKHWGYAANEDLSNEDLIKESYKGIRPAPGYPACPDHLEKLTIWEILKVEEKIGVALTESLAMWPAASVSGYYFGNAEARYFGLGKIKEDQVADFATRKGMSIAEATKWLAPNIADDAS; encoded by the coding sequence ATGAGCGCATTCAACGAACAACCAACAACGAACAACGGGCAACGTTTTTTAAAACTCTCTGGTCTAGAACCCCTTGTGGTTACCCCTGAAACAAATTTTATTAATGTAGGTGAGCGTACCAATGTCGCGGGTTCAAAAAAGTTTCTACGGCTTATCAAAGAAGAGAAGTTCGAGGAAGCGCTAGATGTGGCACGGCATCAAGTAGAAGGAGGAGCGCAAATCATCGATATTAATATGGATGATGGTTTGATTGATGGTAAAGAAGCTATGGTCAAGTTCTTAAACCTAGTCATTGCAGAACCTGATATTGCTAGAGTTCCTATTATGATTGATAGCTCTAAATGGGAAATCATTGAGGCGGGATTGCAAGTGGTGCAAGGTAAATGCGTTGTAAATTCAATAAGTCTCAAAGAAGGCGAACAAGAATTTATTCATCAAGCAAAACTGATTAAAAGGTATGGCGCGGCAGTCATTGTTATGGCTTTTGATGAGGTGGGTCAGGCAGATAATTATGAACGACGTATAGAAATCGCTAAGCGCTCTTATGTTATTTTGGTAAACAAAGTTGGTTTACCAGCAGAGGATATTATTTTCGACTTAAATATTTTTCCGGTAGCTACAGGAATGGACGAGCATAAACGGAATGCGCTCGATTTTATAAACGCCACCAAATGGGTTCGCGAAAACTTACCACATTGTAGTGTAAGTGGTGGGGTAAGTAATGTTTCGTTTTCTTTTCGAGGGAATAACCCAGTACGAGAAGCCATGCATTCGGTATTCTTATATCATGCTATAAAAGCGGGAATGAATATGGGTATCGTTAACCCGACCATGTTAGAAGTTTATGATGATATTCCTAAAGATTTACTAGAACACGTTGAAGACGTAATGCTTAATAGACGTGATGATGCTACAGAACGACTATTAGACTTTGCTGAGTCCGTAGTGGGGAAAGCAAAGGAGAGTAAGGTTGATTTATCTTGGCGTGAAGAGCCTTTACAAAATAGAATTACAAGAGCCTTGGTCAAAGGTATTGACCAATATATTACCGAAGATGTAGAAGAAGCTCGGCAAGCTGCTAACAAACCTATTGAGGTTATCGAGGGCAATTTAATGAAGGGTATGAATGTGGTAGGAGACCTTTTTGGTAGCGGAAAAATGTTTTTGCCTCAAGTTGTGAAGTCCGCACGTGTGATGAAAAAAGCAGTGGCGTATTTACTTCCATATATTGAAGAGGAGAAGTTAGCCAACCCACAAGAAGGGGACACGGAAGGGAATGGTAAAATACTAATGGCGACTGTTAAGGGAGATGTTCATGATATTGGTAAAAATATTGTAAGTGTTGTCTTGGCTTGTAACAATTACGAGATTGTTGATTTAGGGGTCATGGTACCGCCCGAAAAAATAATTACAGCAGCTATTGAACATAACGTAGATGTCATAGGCTTAAGCGGATTAATTACACCGTCTTTAGATGAGATGGTGCATTTGGCAAAAGAAATGGAGCGCAAAAACTTTAAAGTGCCTTTATTAATAGGAGGTGCTACAACTAGTAAAGCGCACACTGCTGTTAAGATTGACCCCCAATATAGCCAAGCGGTAGTGCATGTAAATGATGCCTCTAGGGCGGTAACTGTAGTGGGTGATTTGCTACAAAAAGAAACATCTGACGGTTATAAAAAGACCATCAAAGAAGATTACGATGTATTCCGAGAGAAGTTCTTAGCGCGAACTAAAAAGAGAGAATATAAATCGATACAAAAGGCTAGAGCCAATAAATTTAAAATAGATTGGAATACCACTGAAATTGTAAAACCTAATGAATTGGGAATTCAAATCATAGCAGATATGGATTTGGAAAAGTTGGTCCCGTTTATAGATTGGACACCTTTTTTTAGAAGTTGGGAACTCCATGGAAAATACCCCGATATTTTAACAGATAACGTAGTAGGCGTTCAAGCCACTGACTTATTCGCTGATGCTCAAAAGATGTTAAAAGAAATAGTTTTAGAAAAGAAACTGAAGGCAAAGGCCATTTTTGGATTGTTTGAAGTAAATACTATAAATGACGATGACATTGCCCTTCGACTACGCTCAAGGTTCGATGAAAATAGCGATGGATCCCTGAGCGGAGGCGAAGCGAGAGAGGGAACTTTTAGAACCCTACGCCAACAACTCCAAAAAAGAGAAGGTGTTCCAGATTTTGCCCTAGCAGATTTTATTGCGCCAAAAGAAAGTGGTAAGCAAGATTATATGGGCTGTTTTTGTGTTTCCACAGGATTTGGAACGGCCGAACTGGCTACAGCATATGAGAAAGATTTAGACGATTATAGTTCAATTATGATAAAAGCTTTAGCCGACCGTTTGGCAGAAGCTTTTGCAGAATATTTGCATAAAGAAGTTAGAACCAAACATTGGGGCTATGCGGCAAATGAAGATTTAAGTAATGAAGATTTAATAAAAGAATCTTATAAAGGAATTCGCCCTGCGCCAGGGTATCCTGCTTGTCCAGACCATCTAGAAAAGTTGACCATTTGGGAAATTCTCAAAGTAGAAGAAAAGATAGGAGTTGCATTAACTGAAAGTTTAGCCATGTGGCCTGCAGCGTCGGTAAGCGGATATTATTTTGGGAATGCAGAGGCTCGTTATTTCGGACTGGGAAAAATAAAAGAAGACCAAGTGGCAGATTTTGCAACTAGAAAGGGGATGTCTATTGCGGAAGCAACAAAATGGTTGGCTCCGAATATAGCAGATGACGCATCTTAG
- the metF gene encoding methylenetetrahydrofolate reductase [NAD(P)H]: protein MKVTDHIKKAKGETLFSFEIIPPVKGRNIQELYNNIDPLMEFKPPFIDVTTSREEYVYIDRDGLLDKKLTRMRPGTVGICASIKHKYDVDTVPHVLCGGFTKEETEYLLVDCHYLGIDNVMALRGDAMREEKYFEATKGGHPYATSLVKQIQDLNCGKYLHEVIETDDCADFCIGVAGYPEKHLEAPSLKTDLKRLKEKVDAGADYVVTQMFFDNKKYFEFVAAAKNMGIDVPIVPGIKPIAVKRHLQLLPQVFRIDLPQDLIDAVEDCGTNKEVRQVGIEWAIQQSKELKEAGVPVLHYYSMGKSDNIKAIAKTIF from the coding sequence ATGAAAGTAACAGACCACATAAAGAAAGCAAAAGGAGAGACGCTTTTCAGTTTTGAAATTATTCCACCTGTCAAAGGGCGAAATATACAAGAGTTGTATAATAATATAGACCCGTTAATGGAATTTAAGCCACCTTTTATTGATGTTACTACTTCTAGGGAAGAGTATGTGTACATCGACAGGGATGGTCTTTTGGATAAAAAATTGACACGTATGCGCCCGGGTACAGTTGGTATTTGTGCATCCATTAAACATAAGTATGATGTGGATACTGTACCCCATGTGCTTTGCGGAGGTTTTACAAAGGAAGAAACGGAATATTTATTGGTGGACTGTCACTATTTAGGTATTGATAATGTTATGGCGTTAAGGGGTGATGCTATGCGCGAGGAAAAGTATTTCGAGGCAACAAAAGGGGGACATCCGTACGCAACCAGTTTAGTTAAGCAGATTCAGGATTTGAATTGTGGAAAGTATTTACACGAGGTCATAGAAACGGACGACTGTGCCGATTTTTGCATTGGTGTAGCGGGGTACCCGGAAAAACACCTAGAAGCCCCGTCGTTAAAAACGGATTTAAAACGGCTAAAGGAAAAGGTGGATGCTGGCGCGGATTATGTGGTTACCCAAATGTTTTTTGATAACAAGAAGTACTTTGAATTTGTAGCGGCAGCAAAGAATATGGGTATTGATGTGCCTATTGTTCCAGGGATAAAGCCTATAGCCGTAAAGCGACATTTACAGCTATTGCCCCAGGTTTTCCGTATAGATTTGCCGCAAGATTTAATAGATGCCGTGGAAGATTGTGGTACGAATAAAGAAGTACGGCAGGTAGGGATTGAATGGGCCATACAGCAGTCTAAGGAACTTAAGGAAGCTGGGGTGCCGGTATTGCATTACTATTCGATGGGTAAATCGGATAATATTAAGGCAATAGCTAAGACCATATTTTAA
- a CDS encoding acyloxyacyl hydrolase — MKSKLFSCLLLCVVFCSSQDNKELKKYTLDANQFYGSILLHNPDISHLINNHPGGVILSYNRKTYGAKEWEELYNYPDYGASFIYQDMNDETLGKNYGIYAHYNFYFLKRNVQFRVGQGIAYTTNPYDRETNFRNNAYGSDFLSSTYLMLNYHKENVFKGLGFKTGIAVIHYSNANFRAPNTSTNTFALNAGVTYDLDSGKEIAYLKSEDKPKIKEPVKYNLVLRGGLNESDVIGSGQYGFLILSGYADKRLGRKSAVQFGADIFFSNFLKELIRFQATSFPEMDVNLDDDYKRIGLFVGHELFINSMSIVTQLGYYVYYPFDFEGRVYNRVGLKRYFGDKVFGAVTLKSHGAAAEAVEFGLGIRF; from the coding sequence ATGAAGTCTAAACTCTTTAGCTGCCTACTTTTATGTGTCGTTTTTTGTTCTTCTCAGGATAACAAGGAGTTAAAGAAATACACCTTAGATGCCAATCAATTCTATGGTTCCATATTATTACACAACCCAGATATTTCTCACCTCATTAACAACCACCCCGGAGGGGTCATTTTAAGTTATAATAGGAAGACCTATGGTGCTAAAGAGTGGGAGGAGTTATATAATTATCCCGATTATGGCGCTTCGTTTATATATCAGGATATGAACGATGAGACCTTGGGAAAAAACTATGGTATTTATGCGCACTATAACTTTTATTTCTTAAAACGCAATGTGCAGTTTAGAGTGGGTCAGGGAATTGCTTACACGACAAATCCTTACGATAGAGAAACGAATTTTAGAAATAATGCCTATGGTTCGGACTTCTTAAGCTCCACCTATTTAATGCTGAACTATCATAAAGAAAACGTGTTCAAAGGTCTTGGTTTTAAGACGGGAATTGCCGTAATCCATTATTCCAATGCTAATTTTAGGGCACCTAATACATCTACGAATACGTTTGCTTTAAACGCAGGTGTTACTTATGATTTGGACAGTGGAAAGGAAATAGCCTATTTGAAAAGTGAAGATAAACCAAAAATCAAGGAGCCTGTTAAATATAATTTGGTTTTACGTGGTGGACTTAACGAAAGCGATGTCATAGGCTCCGGGCAATACGGATTTTTAATACTATCCGGATACGCAGATAAAAGGCTGGGTAGAAAAAGTGCTGTACAATTCGGGGCAGATATTTTTTTCTCAAATTTCTTGAAGGAGTTGATTCGCTTTCAGGCGACCTCTTTTCCGGAGATGGATGTAAATTTGGATGATGACTATAAACGCATAGGGCTGTTCGTAGGCCATGAACTATTCATTAATAGTATGAGTATTGTAACGCAGTTAGGTTACTATGTGTATTATCCTTTTGATTTCGAAGGACGGGTATATAATAGAGTAGGGCTAAAGAGGTATTTTGGAGACAAGGTATTTGGAGCCGTAACTTTAAAGTCGCACGGAGCCGCAGCGGAAGCGGTGGAGTTTGGTTTGGGAATTAGATTTTAG
- a CDS encoding head GIN domain-containing protein, which produces MLNENIILFRKVLSFNWKANVLFLSLIILLFSCNTENAPDCLQNSGDLVRVEVSLPGFDKITVFEKVALVLKQGTEQKVEIETGEFLLDEVSARVEGDRLIVRNDNGCNLFREYGLTTVYVTAPNITEIRSSTGLLISSDGTLSYPNLNLFSESFLNPETETTDGSFDLDLNATSVSVVVNGIAYFKLSGTAENLNLNIAAGDSRIEAENLVAQNVNVNHRGTNDMLVNPQLALRGIIRGTGDVISFNRPATVAVEEIFNGRLVFRE; this is translated from the coding sequence ATGCTAAACGAGAACATAATCTTATTTAGAAAGGTGTTAAGCTTCAATTGGAAGGCTAATGTGCTGTTTTTAAGTTTGATAATTTTACTATTTTCATGTAATACTGAAAATGCTCCGGATTGCTTGCAAAATTCGGGCGATTTGGTCCGGGTAGAAGTCTCACTTCCGGGATTTGATAAAATAACGGTTTTTGAAAAGGTGGCTTTGGTATTGAAACAAGGTACAGAACAGAAGGTGGAGATAGAAACGGGGGAATTTCTTTTAGACGAAGTTAGCGCAAGGGTAGAAGGAGATAGATTAATAGTGAGAAATGATAATGGATGCAACCTATTTCGCGAGTATGGCCTAACTACGGTTTACGTTACGGCGCCCAACATTACAGAGATACGGAGTAGTACCGGTTTGTTGATCAGTAGCGATGGTACCCTGAGCTATCCAAATCTGAATTTGTTCTCCGAAAGCTTTCTAAACCCTGAAACGGAAACTACAGATGGTTCTTTTGATTTGGACTTGAACGCTACAAGCGTTAGTGTGGTGGTCAACGGAATTGCCTATTTCAAATTAAGTGGTACGGCAGAAAATTTGAACCTCAATATAGCTGCGGGAGATTCTAGAATAGAGGCAGAAAACTTAGTTGCCCAAAATGTAAATGTTAATCATAGGGGTACCAACGATATGTTGGTAAATCCGCAATTGGCGCTACGTGGAATCATCCGTGGCACGGGTGATGTCATTAGTTTTAACAGGCCGGCTACAGTTGCTGTAGAAGAGATTTTTAATGGGCGATTAGTGTTTAGGGAATGA
- a CDS encoding serine hydrolase domain-containing protein, whose amino-acid sequence MNPVLKYLKHLFAGQRILGNESALNGLVKADGLLQDLIDDKKIPGLAISVRKEGQPILQKGYGYSDLDNKVYVDPKATIFRIASVSKPIAATALAHMVKDGHINLDQSFYQYVPYFPKKEWDFTIRQLAGHTAGLRSYRGMEYALNKPFTIKESLEIFKNDALQFKPGAAYHYNSFDWVLISLAMQEASGIPFENYVQEKVLGPLGMTNTYIPERQQGEKHTTDHASNNKVLTVPDEARVTSFYSKNRFGFRKAIEVNNFYKLAGGGYLSTVEDIAKLGQAYLEGTVMDSEILSQFTTMETINGTPTYYGLGWQVSQDKKGRPYFGHVGNGVGGYANFYVYPEEQMVFAILINCTDPKVQGQLDEVIETLVSIYASSA is encoded by the coding sequence ATGAATCCTGTCCTCAAATACCTGAAGCATCTTTTTGCTGGCCAACGCATATTAGGCAATGAATCCGCGCTCAATGGTCTGGTAAAAGCGGACGGTCTACTGCAGGATTTAATTGACGATAAAAAGATTCCCGGTTTAGCAATCTCGGTGCGCAAAGAAGGACAACCAATACTGCAAAAAGGCTATGGCTATTCGGACTTGGATAACAAAGTTTATGTTGACCCAAAGGCGACAATTTTCCGAATTGCAAGTGTCTCAAAACCAATAGCTGCAACAGCTCTTGCCCACATGGTCAAGGACGGACACATAAATTTGGACCAGTCGTTTTACCAATATGTACCCTATTTTCCCAAAAAAGAATGGGATTTTACCATAAGGCAATTGGCGGGACATACCGCTGGGTTACGTTCTTATCGGGGCATGGAATATGCACTGAATAAACCCTTTACCATAAAAGAGAGCCTGGAGATTTTCAAGAATGATGCATTACAGTTTAAACCGGGAGCGGCCTATCATTATAACAGCTTTGACTGGGTGTTGATTTCCCTTGCAATGCAAGAGGCCAGTGGCATTCCTTTTGAGAATTACGTGCAAGAAAAGGTTTTGGGTCCCTTAGGAATGACCAATACCTATATTCCAGAACGGCAGCAAGGGGAAAAACATACAACAGATCATGCATCAAATAACAAGGTTTTAACTGTTCCGGACGAGGCGCGGGTAACTTCCTTTTATTCCAAGAACCGATTTGGCTTTCGAAAAGCTATAGAAGTAAATAATTTCTATAAACTGGCCGGAGGCGGTTATTTGTCCACTGTGGAGGATATAGCAAAATTGGGGCAAGCGTATTTGGAAGGCACGGTCATGGATAGTGAAATTTTATCTCAATTTACTACCATGGAAACGATTAACGGAACACCCACTTATTACGGGTTGGGCTGGCAGGTAAGTCAAGATAAAAAGGGCAGGCCTTACTTCGGCCATGTAGGAAATGGAGTGGGCGGCTACGCTAATTTCTATGTGTACCCGGAAGAGCAGATGGTATTCGCCATTTTAATAAATTGTACCGACCCTAAAGTTCAAGGGCAGTTAGACGAGGTAATAGAAACATTGGTCTCAATATATGCTAGTTCTGCATAA
- a CDS encoding M20/M25/M40 family metallo-hydrolase: MIKHIPYLFLFISFIGVAQQGVVLDELSDTYADASLPLLKELLSIPNDAFYPEDIEENVLWCEREFSSRGFATQRMSTSHAPLLLAEREHPKAQKTVLIYLQLDGQPVDSTRWFQENPYQPVIKKKNSNDEWVAVSWDSKEPKEDDWRIFARSASDAKGPVAMFLAALDAAASKEIVPNYNIKVIMDFEEELGSPRLPKAVTRNAELLKADMLIIFDGPRHISNKPTLTFGARGIATITLTTYGPVVPQHSGHFGNYAPNPALRLSKLLASMKYDDGRVVIPGFYDGVEIDKATERILKNVPDNEGEIKKRLQIVSSDKVGSYYQEAIQYPSLNIRGMQSGWINEKVRTIIPGWARAELDVRLVLESNPERLIQLVKNHIASQGYYVTDTVPTAEERLAHHKIATFTSEISYQSFRTDFDSEVGKWLTSALKNAFGEDPIRIRMSGGSIPIAPFVTTLGIPAVTVPTVNRDNNQHSPNENLRIGNYREGVKTMIAILMERL; the protein is encoded by the coding sequence ATGATAAAGCATATCCCTTACTTATTTTTATTTATTTCTTTTATCGGTGTTGCTCAACAGGGTGTAGTATTGGATGAATTGTCCGATACCTACGCAGATGCGAGTCTCCCTTTGTTAAAAGAGCTTTTAAGCATACCTAATGATGCGTTCTATCCAGAGGATATAGAGGAAAACGTGCTGTGGTGTGAAAGAGAATTTTCAAGTCGGGGCTTTGCGACACAGCGTATGAGCACTTCCCATGCGCCTCTTCTTCTAGCGGAACGCGAACACCCGAAAGCCCAGAAAACAGTATTAATTTATCTTCAGCTAGATGGGCAACCTGTAGATAGTACGCGCTGGTTTCAAGAGAATCCATATCAACCTGTTATCAAAAAAAAGAACAGTAATGATGAATGGGTAGCAGTATCGTGGGATTCTAAAGAACCAAAGGAGGATGACTGGCGCATATTCGCCCGTTCTGCTAGCGATGCAAAGGGTCCCGTTGCCATGTTCCTTGCAGCTCTTGATGCGGCCGCTTCCAAGGAAATAGTTCCGAACTACAATATAAAGGTGATTATGGACTTTGAGGAGGAACTGGGTTCACCTAGATTGCCTAAAGCCGTTACTCGGAACGCTGAATTATTAAAAGCGGATATGTTGATTATTTTTGATGGTCCACGTCATATTAGCAATAAACCCACCTTAACCTTTGGAGCTAGGGGAATAGCAACGATAACCTTAACTACTTATGGACCTGTAGTTCCACAGCATAGTGGTCATTTTGGCAATTACGCTCCTAATCCCGCATTACGCTTGTCCAAGCTATTGGCATCAATGAAGTATGATGATGGACGTGTTGTTATCCCGGGCTTTTACGATGGTGTAGAGATAGATAAAGCGACAGAGCGCATTTTGAAGAATGTACCTGATAACGAGGGCGAAATAAAGAAAAGACTGCAGATTGTTTCTTCGGATAAAGTGGGGTCATACTATCAGGAGGCAATTCAGTATCCTTCTTTGAATATTAGGGGAATGCAGTCTGGCTGGATAAATGAAAAAGTACGTACGATTATCCCAGGTTGGGCTAGAGCGGAGCTTGATGTTAGGTTGGTATTAGAGTCAAATCCGGAACGTTTAATACAATTGGTGAAAAATCACATCGCTTCCCAAGGATATTATGTTACGGATACGGTTCCTACAGCAGAAGAGCGACTAGCTCATCATAAGATAGCCACATTCACCTCGGAAATATCATATCAATCCTTTAGGACCGACTTTGATTCGGAAGTGGGAAAATGGTTGACAAGCGCGCTAAAAAATGCATTCGGAGAGGACCCTATACGCATTCGTATGAGTGGGGGTTCCATTCCCATAGCTCCTTTTGTGACCACTCTGGGCATTCCTGCGGTAACCGTACCTACGGTCAATAGAGATAATAATCAACATAGTCCAAATGAAAATTTAAGGATTGGCAACTACAGGGAGGGTGTAAAGACCATGATTGCCATTCTTATGGAGAGGTTGTGA